In the genome of Daucus carota subsp. sativus chromosome 9, DH1 v3.0, whole genome shotgun sequence, the window TAACACTAATTAAAGAAGCTCATTTCGTTAGCACATGctccttccgtcccattttatttgaatcattttctttttctagatgTCCCGAAAAGAATGAACCTTCtatttatagtattttttaagattattaCAATCACACATTCATAAACTGCACTCATTTGATATCCACCAACTCTTTTTATGTAGTTGAAAATGAGTTCTAACATTCATTTATTAACAACCGGGCTAGCTAGTCAAACAACCTCAAACAAAATGGGGTGGACGGAGTAGCATGTAATTAGTCACTATGTAATTAAGCAAGATGCATgattaattttatgtttattagAGTTAGTATAGTTAGATGAAACGTAACTAAGTCTAATCAAGTATTGATCACGTTTTATCCATCTAAACGCAGGAAAACAAGGCCTCGGATGACACTGCCCATTTTCTTGCAGATTTTCTTATCATCTATTTTCGGGTACCATCACCAACTTAAGTTTAATTTAAGTAGCGTCCAGATTATAGTGCTTTACTTCTTGTTAAGGCACAGTGTAAAATTATAGCAGTTCCATTAAGAGAAATACAGGTACATTCTGAAGGTAATAATcgagtttttatatatattggtgCAGTTTGACACTAAATCAGCTTACGTACTTCGTGGGCTTAAGTCATTCCACTCCGACGATAGCTTGCGCATTGACAAACTTACTTCCTGCTGTTACTTTCCTCATGGCTGTTCCTTGCCGGTAATTACTTTATTTCTGGTCACATTTCTTATATTTcttccattttttttataaatgagttGCGCacagaaattaataaaaatatataaaatatttagaaagaGATAAAAATGGTAGGTAAAATGATAGCACTGGTTGATATCGATCATATAAGGTGAATATGACCGAGGAAAACAGTGAAAGtagttgattttaaatattactctttacatctcaaaataatagtTTCATCTATATATTGcaatagtcaaattgactaatttttgataataataaaaaattattcttttataagtTTTAGAAAGTGAAAACCACATTTAAATGTTGATCAAATATACttcaatgatataattttttaagatcttcttaagtatataatatgtgtAATACTGTTCAAATTAAATTTGGCTAATTTGATGGAGTCAAATCAAAAAAAGACTATCATATTGAGACGGGGTAACGAAATGGTTGGGACGCAGTGAGTGTTCTTTAAAACgtctaattatattttgcacatGCTTTAATTTTGATCTCTCATTCTTtattcatcaattttttttatcttatgtAGACTAGAGAGTGTGGCAATCAAGAGCAGATCAGGGCAAGCCAAAGTAGTGGGAACAATAGTATGCGTCGGAGGTGCAATGTTGCTGTCATTCTACCATGGCTCCCAAGTCCCCATAGGGGAATCCAAAATTCACTGGAATTATATCATACGAAATTCTCGAAATTCCACAAACCAAACCAACCATCACAACTTCATGTTAGGCCCTTTTCTCCTCATAGCTAGTCCCGTCTGTTGGGCTGTCTGGTTCATCCTCCAAGTAATTCTCTACTGCAATttcatttaagaaaattaatcaaGCGATTTTATCTAATTATCGGCTTTGGTCATGATCAGGCCAAGATGAGCAGTACGTATCCAGCTCCGTACTCAAGCTCCGCTTTGATGTGCCTCATGGCCAGTTTCCAGTGTGTAATCATCGGTCTAGTGTCGGATCACCATATTTCTTCATGGTCATTGAACCCTCCGATCAGAGCTCTCTCAAGTATCTACGCGGtataaattactccctccgtcccttctaTTTGTAGACAGTTTTTTTTACACTGTTTGGCACGTATTTGAAGAGGTGcctaaaatttaatttcataatttatttttgaaattttctatttttcaacTAAAGTTTGGATAATAAATTTCtgttcagaagaaaaaaattacgagaatttataaacttataatatatgagaggtttaaaatacgtgtcgaaccAGCTCTACGGAATATTAACAATCCCATGCAACCGAGGAGTATATCTTTGTAATCGATTAGTCTCGATATTTTCATAATCAACTCATATCAAGTATGAATTTGACGTCATTTACTAATTTGTTATTATGGTTTTGTTTTTTTCAGGGAGTTGTGTGCAATGCATTATCATATTGCTTAATGTCGTGGTGCATAAAAAGAAAAGGACCTCTCTACGTCTCTGTCTTTAGCCCCTTCTTGTTGGTTATTGTCGCTATTCTCAGCTGGGCTTTGCTTGAAGAAAAATTATATGTTGGCACGTAAGTCCTTCATgctatatatagacatatatcttCTCTTGTAGACTCGATTTAGAAGAGCTGGTAACTTAACATAATTAAATTGAATTGCGTTTCGCAAATTCAGTGTTGCAGGGTCAGGACTGATAGTTACGGGCCTCTATACGGTTCTTTGGGGAAAGAAGGAGGAGATGATTTCGCTTGCTAATGATTTCAAGATCAAGCATGTAGAAGAATTCGACATCGCCAAGCTCGAAAATGGCGACATAGAATTTGTAAAATGTGAAAAATAAGAAATCCggaaaatttgattttgttttgttttgtatgAATGCTAAATCAATGCATGGGTAGCTAGCTCCAAGTTGTGTAAACAACATTCACATTGTATGaacggagagagagagagagagagatggaagtTAAGAAAAGTATGGAGAGAGATTTATGCATGCATGTTCCTGAATTGTGAAGAGATGGAGGACCAAACTCATGTTAATG includes:
- the LOC108202290 gene encoding WAT1-related protein At1g09380, which codes for MGDSLPFLVMVLLQAGYAGMNILSKLAMNSGMNPLIHVAYRQIFAAVVLVPFAYFLERKTRPRMTLPIFLQIFLSSIFGLTLNQLTYFVGLSHSTPTIACALTNLLPAVTFLMAVPCRLESVAIKSRSGQAKVVGTIVCVGGAMLLSFYHGSQVPIGESKIHWNYIIRNSRNSTNQTNHHNFMLGPFLLIASPVCWAVWFILQAKMSSTYPAPYSSSALMCLMASFQCVIIGLVSDHHISSWSLNPPIRALSSIYAGVVCNALSYCLMSWCIKRKGPLYVSVFSPFLLVIVAILSWALLEEKLYVGTVAGSGLIVTGLYTVLWGKKEEMISLANDFKIKHVEEFDIAKLENGDIEFVKCEK